In Aerococcaceae bacterium zg-252, the genomic window TGCTGCAAATGGTACAAATACGTATGAATCCGTTGGAAAATTAAACATTAAAGGCTTAATGTCACTTTATATGAGTGCGGGACAAATGGCAACATTAAGAAAATCAGGGATTGAAACTTATGCAGATTTGAAAGGAAAAAAAGTAGTTTTAGGACCGCAAGGAACAACGATTGTAGAAATGTCAAAAGCAATTTTAAGAGCATATAATATTGACCCAGAAAAAGATATTACTCCATTTTATTTATCTTTTGATGAAGGATTGCAAAAATTAACTGATGGTGAAATTGATGCAACATTTTTTGTGGCTGGTGTTCCAACTTCTGCTATGATAAATGCTACGTCTACAAATGATATTAGATTAGTTGATATTAGTGATGAGATTGTAAAAACTATTTCAGAAAAGTATTCATATTATAAACCATATGTAATTCCTGGTGGAACATATAAAGGCATTGATGAAGATGTTAATTCATTCAAAATTATGACTGAAGTTTTTATTGGAGCAGATGTTCCGGAAGAAATTGCATATGAATTTGTTAAACAGGCACTAGAACACCTTGATGAATACAAAGAGTCACATGTTGTTGCGAAAGAAATATCTTTAGAACAAGTAGCTAAAACAAGTGCAGAATTACATCCGGGTGCAAAAAAATATTATGAAGAGGTTGGAGCATTAGATTAAGGGGGATTTTTAGGTGGGTAATGATATGAATACTTCAAATACAATGAATCAAATCATTAATAAGGCTTTATTGTTAATTGCTATTGCACTTGCGATTTTTCACCTGTACTCTGCTTCGTTTGGTGTTATGCCGGCATAT contains:
- a CDS encoding TAXI family TRAP transporter solute-binding subunit produces the protein MICKKNKLVFLVFSILVSAILNTSFLIVNAQNKQDIVIGTGGTAGTYYVVAAAMANAVNQNSDLVNVIVQPTNGSLENLNLVHNGDIQMGMSNSDGVYFAANGTNTYESVGKLNIKGLMSLYMSAGQMATLRKSGIETYADLKGKKVVLGPQGTTIVEMSKAILRAYNIDPEKDITPFYLSFDEGLQKLTDGEIDATFFVAGVPTSAMINATSTNDIRLVDISDEIVKTISEKYSYYKPYVIPGGTYKGIDEDVNSFKIMTEVFIGADVPEEIAYEFVKQALEHLDEYKESHVVAKEISLEQVAKTSAELHPGAKKYYEEVGALD